The following are from one region of the Salvelinus sp. IW2-2015 unplaced genomic scaffold, ASM291031v2 Un_scaffold1650, whole genome shotgun sequence genome:
- the fhip1aa gene encoding FHF complex subunit HOOK-interacting protein 1A produces MMMASMVANGNRDGRQGEALVLKGVDPETCMIVFKNHWAQVVKILEKHDPLRSNTSSNMAALGVIGLSSGGPMRFGGPIPXDEASAVQNYVEHMLFLLMEEDAGQAGAMGPILEFVVMENVMERLFLWSLRRQFTDEMKLEQLKMYEMIVGQARQPLLHHKPVLRPLMMLLSSCSGTAGPEVEAELVSLLNQLCCVLAKDQSVLELFFHTSEDQGAANFLIFSLLIPFIHREGLVGQQARDALLLIMSLSAENQRVAQHIAENTYFCPVLATGLSGLYSSLPTKLEAHTKALSSSLNQEISAEARNQKRVQEVDVTSGVSMRLTSVSSMWTLPGRVCDAADSVSRNVDVTWCVMRLDQRVQDVDVTWGVSMRLTSVSRKLDVTWCVDAADQRVQDVDVTWMWTFLEGCVDVLTSVSRSGRYWCVDAADSVSRMWTLPGVSMRLTSVSRKWTLPGVSMRLTSVSRVQEVDVTWCVDAADQRVQIGRYLGCVDAPDQRVQEVDVTWCVDAADQRVQMWTLPGVSMRLTSVSRKWTLPWCVDAADQRVQEVDVTWCVDAADQRVHVSRKWTLPGVSMRLTSVSRNVTLPGVVDAADQRVQECGRYLVCRCGADQRVQEVDVTCVSRKWTLPGVVDAADQRVQEVDVTWCVDAADQRVQDVDVTWWCDAADTACPGSGRCGRYLEGCVDAADQRVQEVDVTWKGVLMWLTSVSRMWTLPGCVDAAAQRVQDVDVTWCVMRLTSVSRSGRYLGVSMRLTSVSRMWTLPGCVMRLTSVSRKWTLPGVSMAADQRVQEVDVTWCVDAADQRVQEWTLPGVSMRLTAVQMWTLLEGCVDAADQRVQEWTLPGVSMRLTSVSRMWTLPGCVDAADQRVQDVDVTWCVDVADQRVQEVDVTWMWTLPGVSMRLTSVSRSGRYLVVLMRLTSVSRMWTLPGVSMRLTSMSRMWTLPGGVLMRLTSVSRSGRYLEVCDAADQRVQDVDVTRGVSMRLTSVSRKVDVTWCVMAADQRVQDVDVTWCVDAADQHVQDVDVTWKGVLMRLTSVSRKWTLPGRRVQEVDVTWCVDAADQRVQEWTLPGVSMRLTSVSRMWTLPGVFDAADQDVQDVDVTWKGGVDAGWTSVSRMWTLPGCVDAVTSVSRMWTLPGPRLVHNIPCNHMMLSQRRVVKERDFYSVSAAKILALTPSCCSPEHSPPPLRQLDSILWSKGTDNSPNTGTMETVDTFLEEDGSSYSCVIGSEIYLDVNYLHYLYNARLGISSCTRACQVWSAPYDGEXPPPEEYQPSALEEAGARGRQAQTVNPKRSHPHPRPRXPCPPQTTXPAPTNQLELEWDDSYDAGPVVSPEAAESSRPPQPPAAEPPKHIQEMRRTAIMLVKGSYIEESDFQDDVMVYDLVAKKDARDTVDRRRPSRETLPESEESEMDSEFNLEEXHFKESSLQEKDEVXLSNGLSLPLHPTNMEVNSSEVTKGSKEVKAHVADHNSNLQSPSATEVGDDLMDQYEELIRTLGSDEAGTGGSSPVKTVDKEFRNPVVTAMEEDEVDFSSFSMDTPELEKQHSSLFDTKLRSGSTRSHSVPFTGPFVSVLLSRLENMLDNSLHVNLLLTGILAQLAAYPQPLLQSFLLNTNMVFQPSVRSLYQVLASLKNQIEQQASTKKDFPELITSAQHCLLARESSVKGQDTNCGDSRECSPLEAGRMMKSSPPPQPKTISLARTEVFATVLFTEFLKELAAIAQEHSILSHVPMEE; encoded by the exons GTGGTAAAGATCCTGGAGAAGCATGATCCTCTCCGCAGCAACACCAGCAGCAACATGGCTGCCCTTGGTGTCATCGGCCTCTCCAGCGGCGGCCCCATGCGTTTCGGCGGGCCCATCCCGGSGGACGAGGCCAGCGCGGTGCAGAACTACGTGGAACACATGCTGTTCCTGCTCATGGAGGAGGACGCCGGCCAGGCGGGAGCCATGGGACCCATCCTGGAGTTTGTGGTGATGGAGAACGTCATGGAGAGGCTCTTCCTGTGGAGCCTGAGGCGACAGTTTACTGATGAAATGAAACTGGAGCAGCTCAAG ATGTACGAGATGATTGTGGGCCAGGCGCGGCAGCCCTTACTGCACCACAAACCTGTGTTACGACCCTTAATGATGCTCCTGTCGTCGTGCTCGGGGACAGCTGGCCCGGAGGTGGAGGCTGAGCTGGTGTCATTACTCAACCAACTGTGCTGTGTCCTGGCCAAGGACCAGTCTGTTCTGGAGCTCTTCTTCCATACCAG CGAGGACCAGGGGGCGGCCAACTTCCTGATCTTCTCCCTGCTGATCCCCTTCATCCACCGGGAGGGCCTGGTGGGCCAGCAGGCCCGGGACGCCCTGCTCCTCATCATGTCACTGTCTGCAGAGAACCAGCGCGTGGCCCAGCACATCGCAGAGAACACCTACTTTTGTCCG gTGCTGGCCACGGGGCTGAGCGGTCTCTACTCGTCTCTGCCCACCAAGCTGGAG GCTCACACCAAAGCCTTGAGCTCCAGCCTCAATCAGGAGATATCTGCTGAGGCGCGCAACCAGAAG cgtgtccaggaaGTGGACGTTACCTCTGGTGTGTCgatgcggctgaccagcgtgtccagTATGTGGACGTTACCTGGAAGGGTGTGTGATGCGGCTGACAGCGTGTCCAGGAATGTGGACGTTACCTGGTGTGTGATGCGGCTCgaccagcgtgtccaggatgtggacgttacctgg GGTGTGTCgatgcggctgaccagcgtgtccaggaagttggacgttacctggtgtgtcgatgcggctgaccagcgtgtccaggatgTGGACGTTACCTG GATGTGGACGTTCCTGGAAGGGTGTGTTGATGTgctgaccagcgtgtccaggagTGGACGTTACTGGTGTGTCGATGCGGCTGACAGCGTGTCCAGGATGTGGACGTTACCTGGTGTGTCgatgcggctgaccagcgtgtccaggaagtggacgttacctggtgtgtcgatgcggctgaccagcgtgtca CGTGTCCAGGAAGTGGACGTTACCTGGTGTGTCgatgcggctgaccagcgtgtccagaTTGGACGTTACCTGGGGTGTGTCGATGCGCctgaccagcgtgtccaggaagtggacgttacctggtgtgtcgatgcggctgaccagcgtgtccagatgtggacgttacctggtgtgtcgatgcggctgaccagcgtgtccaggaaGTGGACGTTACCCTGGTGTGTCgatgcggctgaccagcgtgtccaggaagtggacgttacctggtgtgtcgatgcggctgaccagcgtgtcca cgtgtccaggaagtggacgttacctggtgtgtcgatgcggctgaccagcgtgtccaggaaTGTGACGTTACCTGGTGTGGTCgatgcggctgaccagcgtgtccaggaaTGTGGACGTTACCTGGTGTGTCGATGCGGTgctgaccagcgtgtccaggaagtggacgttacctg cgtgtccaggaagtggacgttacctggtgtggtcgatgcggctgaccagcgtgtccaggaagtggacgttacctggtgtgtcgatgcggctgaccagcgtgtccaggatgTGGACGTTACCTGGTGGTGCGATGCGGCTGACACAGCGTGTCCAGGAAGTGGAC GATGTGGACGTTACCTGGAAGGGTGTGTTgatgcggctgaccagcgtgtccaggaaGTGGACGTTACCTGGAAGGGTGTGTTGATGTggctgaccagcgtgtccaggatgtggacgttacctgggtgtgtcgatgcggctgcccagcgtgtccaggatgtggacgttacctggtgtgtcatgcggctgaccagcgtgtccagaAGTGGACGTTACCTGGGTGTGTCgatgcggctgaccagcgtgtccaggatgTGGACGTTACCTGGGTGTGTgatgcggctgaccagcgtgtccaggaaGTGGACGTTACCTGGTGTGTCGATGgcggctgaccagcgtgtccaggaagtggacgttacctggtgtgtcgatgcggctgaccagcgtgtccaggagTGGACGTTACCTGGTGTGTCGATGCGGCTGACAGCTGTCCAGATGTGGACGTTACTGGAAGGGTGTGTCgatgcggctgaccagcgtgtccaggagtggacgttacctggtgtgtcgatgcggctgaccagcgtgtccaggatgtggacgttacctgggtgtgtcgatgcggctgaccagcgtgtccaggatgTGGACGTTACCTGGTGTGTTGATGTggctgaccagcgtgtccaggaagtggacgttacctg gatgtggacgttacctggtgtgtcgatgcggctgaccagcgtgtccaggagTGGACGTTACCTGGTTGTGTTgatgcggctgaccagcgtgtccaggatgtggacgttacctggtgtgtcgatgcggctgaccagcatgtccaggatgtggacgttacctggaggtgtgttgatgcggctgaccagcgtgtccaggagTGGACGTTACCTGGAAGTGTGTgatgcggctgaccagcgtgtccaggatgTGGACGTTACGCGTGGTGTGTCgatgcggctgaccagcgtgtccaggaaAGTGGACGTTACCTGGTGTGTGATGgcggctgaccagcgtgtccaggatgTGGACGTTACCTGGTGTGTCGATGCGGCTGACCAGCATGTCCAGGATGTGGACGTTACCTGGAAGGGTGTGTTgatgcggctgaccagcgtgtccaggaaGTGGACGTTACCTGGAAGG cgtgtccaggaagtggacgttacctggtgtgtcgatgcggctgaccagcgtgtccaggagtggacgttacctggtgtgtcgatgcggctgaccagcgtgtccaggatgTGGACGTTACCTGGTGTGTTCGATGCGGCTGACCAGGATGTCCAGGATGTGGACGTTACCTGGAAGGGTGGTGTTGATGCGGGCTGgaccagcgtgtccaggatgTGGACGTTACCTGGGTGTGTTGATGCGGtgaccagcgtgtccaggatgTGGACGTTACCTGGG cctcgcctggttcacaacaTCCCCTGTAATCACATGATGCTGAGCCAGAGACGCGTGGTGAAGGAGAGAGATTTCTACTCTGTGTCGGCCGCTAAGATCCTGGCGCTCACACCCTCCTGCTGCTCCCCCGAACACAGCCCCCCACCCCTCAGACAGCTGGACTCCATCCTCTGGTCAAAGGGTACAGACAACAGTCCTAACACTGGCACCATGG AGACCGTGGATACCTTTTTGGAGGAGGATGGCTCGAGTTACTCCTGCGTCATCGGCTCTGAGATCTACTTGGACGTCAACTACCTGCACTACCTTTACAACGCCCGCCTGGGCATCAGCAGCTGCACCCGGGCCTGCCAGGTGTGGTCGGCCCCCTAYGATGGAGAGGMCCCCCCTCCAGAGGAGTACCAACCCAGTGCCCTGGAGGAGGCTGGGGCCAGGGGACGCCAAGCCCAGACGGTCAACCCCAAGAGGTCACATCCACATCCACGGCCTCGTSCCCCCTGCCCGCCCCAGACCACAGMCCCAGCCCCTACTAATCAACTAGAGCTGGAGTGGGACGATAGTTATGATGCCGGTCCGGTGGTGTCCCCCGAGGCTGCTGAGAGTAGTAGACCTCCACAGCCGCCTGCAGCCGAGCCGCCCAAACACATCCAGGAGATGAGGAGGACTGCCATCATGCTGGTTAAGGGTTCCTACATCGAGGAGTCCGACTTCCAGGATGATGTCATGGTCTACGACCTTGTGGCAAAGAAGGACGCCCGCGATACTGTGGATCGCCGCAGACCCAGCAGGGAGACACTACCGGAATCGGAGGAATCTGAAATGGACTCAGAATTTAACCTTGAGGAGKACCATTTCAAAGAATCCAGTCTGCAGGAGAAGGATGAGGTCYCCCTCAGCAATGGCCTGAGTCTTCCCCTCCATCCCACCAACATGGAGGTCAACAGCTCGGAGGTCACAAAGGGGTCAAAGGAGGTCAAAGCTCATGTTGCGGACCACAACTCCAACCTACAGAGCCCCTCGGCTACTGAGGTGGGGGACGACCTCATGGATCAGTATGAGGAGCTGATTCGTACGCTGGGCAGCGACGAGGCYGGGACTGGGGGGAGCAGCCCTGTGAAAACGGTGGACAAAGAGTTCCGGAATCCTGTTGTCACCGCCATGGAGGAGGACGAGGTGGACTTCAGCTCCTTCTCTATGGATACGCCAGAGCTGGAGAAGCAGCACTCGTCCCTGTTTGACACCAAGCTCCGCAGTGGGAGCACTAGGAGCCATTCGGTGCCTTTTACAG GGCCATTTGTCAGTGTGCTGTTGTCACGTCTGGAGAACATGCTGGATAACTCTCTCCATGTCAACCTCCTGCTGACTGGTATACTGGCCCAGCTGGCTGCCTACCCCCAGCCCCTGCTGCAATCCTTCCTCCTCAACACCAACATGGTGTTCCAGCCCAGCGTGCGCTCACTCTATCAG GTACTAGCCTCCCTTAAGAACCAGATAGAGCAGCAGGCCTCGACCAAGAAGGACTTCCCAGAGCTGATCACCTCCGCCCAGCACTGCCTCCTGGCCAGGGAGAGTTCAGTCAAGGGTCAAG ATACAAACTGCGGAGACAGCCGAGAATGTTCCCCCCTGGAGGCAGGAAGGATGATGAAGagctctcctcctccccagcccAAGACCATTTCCCTGGCCAGGACCGAGGTCTTTGCTACCGTCCTCTTCACGGAGTTCCTCAAAGAACTGGCGGCCATTGCGCAGGAGCACTCGATACTATCGCACGTCCCTATGGAGGAATAA